From Chaetodon auriga isolate fChaAug3 chromosome 10, fChaAug3.hap1, whole genome shotgun sequence, a single genomic window includes:
- the sdf4 gene encoding 45 kDa calcium-binding protein, translating to MVVGRKLWCRSLLAEFLLFCILLQTMDVHARPANTSTSKDKSPPNKDENEILPPDHLNGVKMEMDGHLNKDFHQEVFLGKEIEEFEEDSEPRRNRKKLIEIFTKVDFNKDRSVSAKEMQRWIMEKTEEHFQEAMVENKNSFRAVDPDGDGHVTWDEYRVKFLASKGFNEKEIGEKIKNNEDLKLDEETQEVLESLKDRWFQADNTPADQLLNEQEFLSFLHPEHSRGMLKYMVKEIVRDLDQDGDQKLTLSEFISLPVGTVENQQAQDIDDDWVRERKKEFEDVIDSDRNGIVTMEELEEYMDPMNEHNALNEARQMIAVADENQNHNLELDEILKYSEYFTGSKLMDYARNVHEEF from the exons ATGGTTGTTGGGAGAAAGTTGTGGTGCAGAAGCCTCCTGGCTGagtttctgcttttctgcatCCTACTCCAAACCATGGATGTGCATGCACGACCAGCCAACACATCAACATCCAAAGATAAGTCTCCACCCAACAAGGATGAGAACGAGATTCTTCCTCCAGACCACCTGAATGGGGTGAAGATGGAGATGGATGGCCACCTCAACAAGGACTTCCATCAGGAGGTGTTCCTGGGTAAAGAGATCGAGGAGTTTGAAGAGGACTCAGAGCCAAGGAGGAATAGGAAGAAGCTCATTGAAATTTTCACCAA AGTGGATTTCAACAAGGACAGGAGCGTGAGTGCCAAAGAGATGCAGCGCTGGATTATGGAGAAGACGGAGGAGCACTTCCAGGAGGCCATGGTGGAGAACAAGAACAGTTTCCGAGCTGTGGACCCTGACGGCGACG GTCACGTGACATGGGATGAATACAGAGTCAAATTTCTGGCCAGCAAAGGTTTCAATGAAAAGGAAATCggtgagaaaataaagaataatgaaGATCTGAAACTGGATGAGGAAA ctcaggagGTGTTGGAGAGCCTGAAGGACCGCTGGTTTCAGGCTGACAACACGCCAGCCGACCAGCTGCTGAACGAGCAGGagttcctctctttccttcaccctgagcacagcagaggaaTGCTCAAGTACATGGTCAAGGAGATCGTGCGCGACTTAG ACCAGGACGGCGATCAGAAACTGACGCTGTCGGAGTTCATCTCTTTGCCTGTGGGCACCGTGGAGAACCAGCAGGCCCAGGACATCGATGACGACTGGGTtcgagagaggaagaaggagttTGAGGACGTCATTGATTCAGACCGTAATGGCATCGTAACCATGGAGGAACTGGAG GAGTACATGGACCCGATGAACGAGCACAACGCTCTGAACGAGGCCCGGCAGATGATCGCCGTCGCAGACGAAAACCAGAACCACAACTTGGAGCTGGACGAGATTCTCAAGTACAGCGAATACTTCACGGGCAGCAAGCTCATGGATTACGCCAGAAATGTCCACGAGGAGTTCTGA